The genomic DNA AATATGAGTAGGAAACTTAACatatgttaccaaaaaaaaatcaatagcaaaaaaagaaaagttaacaTAACGATAAGATAGCGATCAAATCCAACCAAGGCCCAACCCATAAAGAAATTTGATAAGGCCCATTAAGAAGCAAAATATGATTAGGAggatttatataaataatatagtcTAACAGTCTCATTTTGCAAATTCTCAGAAATCTTAAGGGTTTGCCGTACAAAAAAGTATCGGAgctgatagagagagagagacagagagagtaaAGGGGTAACGAAAGAGAAAGACtggtttacttcttcttcttcgtgtgcGATTCTCATCGagttttttatacaaatttttttgtggGTGGGGGTTagtgttttgttattttgaggTGAGAATCGATTTGAAGATATGGCGAGTGAAAGCTCTGATGTTGTTGTAACTCCAGTGGTGGAGAATGGCGGCGCTGAATCCTCTAATGGAAAAGAGGAGAAATTGGAATCTGAGCTTTCGAAGAAGCTTCAGATTGCAGACGATGGTAAAGAGGAGAAcgatgcagaagaagaagaagaaggaagcaaagGTGAAtaatttgggaattttttttttttttttttttttttctggtctaCTGATTAATCACATGGTTTTGGGCGTTAAGATTATAAATGTTCGATATATGTTTGTGAAAGGAACTAGCTTTCTAGGATTAGTCCATCTGAGTTTGGGTCTTGAAATGTTATTGAAGTTTCTTAGATTCGATCCTTTGTTCTGATGGTTGTGTAAATATAAcacttttgttattttcaagCTGAGGcttcaacgaagaagaagaagaagaaaaataaaagcaagtaagagatgtttttgtttttgtctattttttttctttcttctaactTGTAACTTTTGGTGTTTGCTTTATTGATGGTTTTGATTATGTtgtaggaagaagaaggaactcCCTCAGCAGACTGATCCACCTTCAATCCCTGTCGCTCAGCTCTTCCCATCTGGGGAGTTTCCTGAAGGTGAAATCCAACAGTATAAGGATGAGTAAGTTTCATGCCATTCTCTTTACCCGTTCATGGACAGCTTTTGGGAAAATCTTTCATAAGTTATAGTTGACTTTGTCCAAGAATAGAATACCAGTTTTGTCTTCTCTACTCTTTGAGTTTATTGGATTTTCAGTCTTTCTCATGTCAGGACTCTTCGTTGTTTACCTTGAATCACtctgtttgttttaatatattggtGCTTCATCTCTGTTTTTAGTAACCTGTGGAGAACAACAtctgaagagaagagagagatggagcGTTTTGAAAAGCCAATATATAACTCTGTTCGCCAAGCTGCAGAAGTTCATCGCcaggtttagagttttttttttcactgaatgACCACAGATTCTGGCATCTTTTTTTGCAGCTGCTTGAAAGATCGTTTTGGCCATCTTTTTCAGGTTCGTAAATATGTCAGAAGCATAGCGAAGCCTGGAATGTTGATGACTGATATATGTGAGACCCTAGAGAATACTGTTCGTAAGTTGATTTCTGAGAATGGTCTTCAAGCTGGTATTGCATTCCCGACCGGATGCTCTCTGAATTGGTTGGTTATGACATGTGCcttcaactttttctttctatcaaCACTTTTCTGTTCTTCTTTAGTCGAATGACTTTTTTAACTTTCAGGGTTGCTGCTCATTGGACACCAAACTCTGGGGATAAGACTGTACTTCAGTACGATGATGTTATGAAATTGGATTTTGGTACACATATTGATGGTATGACGGCAAATCTTcctttctgttattttttttcttcttcgttacAAATGTCAGACAAAAATTTGAATCACTTCTCTCGCAGGGCGTATTATTGACTGTGCGTTTACAGTTGCGTTCAACCCTATGTTTGATCCTCTCTTAGCTGCCTCTCGCGAAGCTACATATACTGGTATCAAGGTGCTGATTCTTCTTTTTGCTAATATACATTGCCTCATGAATATACAATCTACCAGTTGGATGAAGCAATGTTGTTATGCTTTGCCCTATTCAGCTTGGTTAATTATGTTGTCTTTATCCTTTTGATCTTTTCCTACTATTTCGTCCTTCTCTACACTGGAGTCTAAATGAATTCTGAAATTCTAAGTTCAGTGTAAAATGACTTCATTTAGGCTTTGATTTGTAAGGGAACCATTTGGTTATGCTCCTAACCTCCttggtgggtttttttttggctggtTCAGGAAGCTGGAATTGATGTCCGTCTCTGTGATATCGGTGCTGCAATTCAGGAGGTCATGGAGTCTTATGAGGTTGAAATCAATGGAAAGGTCTTCCCAGGTATTGTTATCCGATGGCACATCTAATTATCTGCTCTTACATCAGTGTCACATTTTGTCGACCCTTAATGTAATTTGTAAACATTAATATATGTTACGTGCTTTTGGCAGTTAAAAGTATCCGAAACTTGAATGGGCATAGCATTGGACCCTATCAGATACATGCTGGGAAATCCGTTCCTATCGTAAAAGGAGGCGAGCAGACAAAGATGGAAGAGGGGGAGTTTTATGCCATCGAGACATTTGGATCAACCGGTAAAAGAGATTTGCACATTCAACCTTCTAAAGAATAGGCCACTGCATCTTTAGGAGTCACCAATGTTTTATCCTCTGTTTCTGTTATATTGCAGGGAAAGGATATGTGAGAGAAGACTTGGAATGTAGCCATTACATGAAGAACTTTGACGTTGGCCACGTCCCCTTGAGGTTGCCTAGAGCAAAACAACTCCTTGCCACCATTAACAAGAATTTCTCGACACTTGCCTTCTGCAGACGCTATCTGGACCGCATTGGTGAAACCAAATACTTAATGGCTCTAAAGAATCTGTGTGACTCTGGCATTGTTCAGGTAAAATTTTCTCACACCAGTGTCTAGATGATGATTCATTTTGCCCCAGATCTATCCTGAgttggaaaaaaacataaaccttGTTCATTGTTTGATTTTCAGCCGTATCCACCTCTGTGTGATGTGAAGGGAAGCTACGTTTCACAGTATGAGCACACCATTTTACTCCGACCTACTTGCAAAGAAGTTCTTTCCAAGGGAGACGACTACTGACTGATTCAGaccctctgtttttttttgctctgtttgaTGATCTACTTATATCATATTGTTGTGGAGATTTGTGCAActgcttgtttcttttgtcGTCGTTAACACAGCTTTGAATCCctttttataaagtttcaatggattgttaaaaaaaaaccatgaattTGCACTTCACATGAATTTGCACTTCACATGAATTTGCTCATCAATCTTACTAATAAAGATGAGTAATTTGATTCGTAAATCTTCACGCTTTGGAAATTTCTCAAGTCAAATCGTAGagtgagaaacaaacaaaaattgtttacatGTATAAATACAGATatggtgaagaagagagagagagagacaacagAAGAGATAGATCTTGAGCTAACTAAATCCATGGCGGCGACGATAGCTGCATTTTCCGGTGGTCTGAAAATGAAGGCTGGAGTTCTTGCCGTCCAAATCTCATCGCTTCCTCTCCGCCGTCCAAATCTCATCGCTTCCTTTTCATCGAAGAAAGTAGCGGCAATCTCCTCATCTGTTCGAGTCTCCGGCGTTTATCACCAGCGTAGTCAAAGCTCTTGGTCTCGACTTGCTACTTTCTGCACGGTAGCTCCCGACGCCGGCACGACGGTTTCATCGGATGAATCGGAGAAGAAGAGCGAGTctcagaaggaggaggagagtgTGAAAGAGACGGCGAATCTGTTAGATATCAAAGTAGGACGAATTGTGAAAGCTTGGCAACACGAGGAAGCGGATTCTCTGTATGTTGAAGAAGTCGACGTCGGTGAAGCTGAGCCCAGAATCATCTGTAGTGGTCTCGTCAAATACGTTCCTCTCGATCTCCTTCAGGTcagctttcattgtttctttttctcgaTTCCAAAGTCCTAATTTGTGAgagaattatgatcttgatttgTGTGAGGAACTTTCCCAATGAGCTGAATGTGTAGGGTGCATCAGTAGTGGTGCTGGCTAATTTGAAGCCGAGGAATATGAGAGGGGTTAAGTCATGTGGTATGCTTTTAGCTGCGTCTGACTCTGCTCATGAGAATGTTGAGCTTCTTGTTCCACCTGAAGGCTCTGTTCCTGGAGATAGAGTGTGGTTTGGTAACGAAGACGATCTCGAGCAGCTTCCTGAACCTGCACCTCCTAATAAGGTCTCCCTTGCCTGCAAACCACTTATCATTTCAGTATCAATGtctgttgttacttgttagtgatgggatttttcaaattatgtgttcttttttggttgttgcaggttcaaaagaagaagatgtgggaATCGGTGCAACCGCTTTTGAAGACTGATGCGTCTGGTGTTTCGATGCTTAAGGACGAGCATTTGATGATGCGAACATCTTCTGGTCTTGTTACTTCAAAATCTTTAAGAAATGCCAacatttcttgattttatttttaagctatattaagatgtttttttttgacaaagaagagaaagaacaagcCGCCAAGGCAATTTTTTTCATTGCAAATCaaactgttgtttttttttttgttgaatcatCAAAATAAGGTTATAACTTTAAAAGGTACAAAACAAATCCCGAAATAGAACTTTTCCTCTTTGCGGTCGGCTTTCTCGGAGATCAAGCAAAGACAGAGAAGATATCACCATTGATGTAATCGTTGTCCACTAAGCTTACCAAATAGTAGTTGTTCTTCACCTGCACATTGATTAGATCCTTCTTATCAGTACAGCTAAAACCAATCAGgtttaagaaaagaagagaaggaaacagaAGGAAGATTCTTTACCTCCTCGAGCAACTTTTTAGAAGGATCGTCTTCTGGGTACAAGTTAGCCCAGCTTCTTGACCAAATCTCAAACGCTTCGTCTTTCCAGACTTTGAAACNNNNNNNNNNNNNNNNNNNNNNNNNNNNNNNNNNNNNNNNNNNNNNNNNNNNNNNNNNNNNNNNNNNNNNNNNNNNNNNNNNNNNNNNNNNNNNNNNNNNNNNNNNNNNNNNNNNNNNNNNNNNNNNNNNNNNNNNNNNNNNNNNNNNNNNNNNNNNNNNNNNNNNNNNNNNNNNNNNNNNNNNNNNNNNNNNNNNNNNNNNNNNNNNNNNNNNNNNNNNNNNNNNNNNNNNNNNNNNNNNNNNNNNNNNNNNNNNNNNNNNNNNNNNNNNNNNNNNNNNNNNNNNNNNNNNNNNNNNNNNNNNNNNNNNNNNNNNNNNNNNNNNNNNNNNNNNNNNNNNNNNNNNNNNNNNNNNNNNNNNNNNNNNNNNNNNNNNNNNNNNNNNNNNNNNNNNNNNNNNNNNNNNNNNNNNNNNNNNNNNNNNNNNNNNNNNNNNNNNNNNNNNNNNNNNNNNNNNNNNNNNNNNNNNNNNNNNNNNNNNNNNNNNNNNNNNNNNNNNNNNNNNNNNNNNNNNNNNNNNNNNNNNNNNNNNNNNNNNNNNNNNNNNNNN from Camelina sativa cultivar DH55 chromosome 7, Cs, whole genome shotgun sequence includes the following:
- the LOC104699914 gene encoding methionine aminopeptidase 2B; the encoded protein is MASESSDVVVTPVVENGGAESSNGKEEKLESELSKKLQIADDGKEENDAEEEEEGSKAEASTKKKKKKNKSKKKKELPQQTDPPSIPVAQLFPSGEFPEGEIQQYKDDNLWRTTSEEKREMERFEKPIYNSVRQAAEVHRQVRKYVRSIAKPGMLMTDICETLENTVRKLISENGLQAGIAFPTGCSLNWVAAHWTPNSGDKTVLQYDDVMKLDFGTHIDGRIIDCAFTVAFNPMFDPLLAASREATYTGIKEAGIDVRLCDIGAAIQEVMESYEVEINGKVFPVKSIRNLNGHSIGPYQIHAGKSVPIVKGGEQTKMEEGEFYAIETFGSTGKGYVREDLECSHYMKNFDVGHVPLRLPRAKQLLATINKNFSTLAFCRRYLDRIGETKYLMALKNLCDSGIVQPYPPLCDVKGSYVSQYEHTILLRPTCKEVLSKGDDY
- the LOC104699918 gene encoding aminoacyl tRNA synthase complex-interacting multifunctional protein 1, which encodes MVKKRERETTEEIDLELTKSMAATIAAFSGGLKMKAGVLAVQISSLPLRRPNLIASFSSKKVAAISSSVRVSGVYHQRSQSSWSRLATFCTVAPDAGTTVSSDESEKKSESQKEEESVKETANLLDIKVGRIVKAWQHEEADSLYVEEVDVGEAEPRIICSGLVKYVPLDLLQGASVVVLANLKPRNMRGVKSCGMLLAASDSAHENVELLVPPEGSVPGDRVWFGNEDDLEQLPEPAPPNKVQKKKMWESVQPLLKTDASGVSMLKDEHLMMRTSSGLVTSKSLRNANIS